The Blautia pseudococcoides genome segment CACGGCTGCATCACCCAATCCCATGAGTTGCTGCAGTCATCATCAGCAGTTGCAATGGTAAGCGGGCCATAGTACATGGCATATTCTTTCAGTGCTTCTTCGCGGATGCGGATTTTATCGCACATAAATTCCATGGCGGACTTGTCATCCGGATGGGTGTCAAGATAGAGGTTCATATCGTTGACAGCAAAGCTGACTTCATTGATCAGCTGCATTAACTGCGCTTTACTGCGTCTGCATTCTTTCATCGACAGCCACCTCTCTTTCCGCAGAATGGCTTGCACAGTTCAGGGAAGATGGTTCCCATCTGCAGGCCTTTGCAGAGTTCAAATGTTTTTTTGTATTTCTGCATGGGTACATATGCCATGGTAAGCGGCAGCTTATCGGCATGTTCATAGATTGAGGTGTTGTCTACCATATCGCAGTTACAGCCGCAGGGTGTACGGCGGCCGCAGTTTTCCCGGGCCGGCATTTCTCTGTTCGGCGGATAA includes the following:
- a CDS encoding spore coat protein CotJB; this encodes MKECRRSKAQLMQLINEVSFAVNDMNLYLDTHPDDKSAMEFMCDKIRIREEALKEYAMYYGPLTIATADDDCSNSWDWVMQPWPWE
- a CDS encoding spore coat associated protein CotJA, translated to MEKCRMNYQGVRPHYPPNREMPARENCGRRTPCGCNCDMVDNTSIYEHADKLPLTMAYVPMQKYKKTFELCKGLQMGTIFPELCKPFCGKRGGCR